In Drosophila busckii strain San Diego stock center, stock number 13000-0081.31 chromosome 3R, ASM1175060v1, whole genome shotgun sequence, the sequence tatatttttgacaaCCCTAAAATATACCTAGTTCACTTGTTGTATTTGTAAGTAAATATTACACAAAAGTCAAAATGCCGAAAAAGAAAACGGGTCAGCGgaaaaaagcagaaaagcaaaagctgcgtCTTAAGGAGATTAGAGGACGTGAGGTACCTCTAGCTGATCTACCATGCAACGCACCAATGGATTGCGACAAGTGTGAGAAGAAGCAAAAGTCTCGTGCCTTCTGCTACTTTTGCCAGAGTGTCCAACGGTTGCCCATTTGTGCGCAGTGTGGGAAGATTAAATGTATGCTCAAGACAGGAGACTGTGTAGTAAAGCATCCAGGAGTTTATACCACTGGATTTCCCGGCATGGTTGGCGCAATTTGCGATTTTTGCGAAGCCTGGGTGTGCCATGGACGCAAATGTCTAACATCTCATGCGTGCACATGTCCCTTGCAGAACGCTGTGTGCTTGGAGTGTGAGCGTGGCGTTTGGGAGCATGGTGGACGAATCTTTAAGTGTTCCTTCTGCAACGGTTTTCTGTGCGAAGATGATCAGTTTGAGCATCAGGCATCGTGCCAGGTGCTAGAGTCGGAGAACTACAAGTGCCAATCGTGTAACAGGTTAGGCCAATATTCTTGCTTACGTTGCAAGACTTGCTATTGCGAGGATCATGTGCGTCGCAAGGGATTCAAATACGACAAGAACAAGGCCATTCCGTGCCCTAAGTGCAACTATGAAACGTCGGTTACCAAGGACTTGAGTATGTCCACCCGGTCGCACAAGTTTGGACGCCAGCAACAAGGCGGTGGCAGCGACGAGGAGGGTTACGGAGGCTACTATGGTGGCTATGGGGCCAGCAGCAGTGCTGGTTACAcatatgatgatgatgatgacgatgatgcgAGCTATGGTGAAGAAAGTGATagcgatgacgacgacgatgatgatgatgatgatgatgaagaggAGGATGAGGATGACAACGATGCGGAGTCGAGTGGTGCAGAAGAGCACACCAAAGCGGATGATAAggataaaaagcaaactacaTAATCATAATCATGTTCCAAGTTTGTTGATGtagcaatgaaataaataaaattattatctgcatatttttgtaagtGTAGTATTTTCGGCATTTCACAACACTCCTTGCAAATGTTTCGGTTTCTAGCTCTCTGGTCACATTTGACATAAACATGCGCACATT encodes:
- the LOC108602347 gene encoding zinc finger protein 330 homolog, with the protein product MPKKKTGQRKKAEKQKLRLKEIRGREVPLADLPCNAPMDCDKCEKKQKSRAFCYFCQSVQRLPICAQCGKIKCMLKTGDCVVKHPGVYTTGFPGMVGAICDFCEAWVCHGRKCLTSHACTCPLQNAVCLECERGVWEHGGRIFKCSFCNGFLCEDDQFEHQASCQVLESENYKCQSCNRLGQYSCLRCKTCYCEDHVRRKGFKYDKNKAIPCPKCNYETSVTKDLSMSTRSHKFGRQQQGGGSDEEGYGGYYGGYGASSSAGYTYDDDDDDDASYGEESDSDDDDDDDDDDDEEEDEDDNDAESSGAEEHTKADDKDKKQTT